A region from the Onychostoma macrolepis isolate SWU-2019 chromosome 18, ASM1243209v1, whole genome shotgun sequence genome encodes:
- the LOC131524198 gene encoding extracellular calcium-sensing receptor-like: MVACIAGEMNVHLLLTVTLLCITRLCPAVCGVNLGTCILQGDPHLPDLFEDGDFIIGGAFTIHYYVKTEKHTYTRRPQPLECSGSMDFRGLRLARALQFTVQEINNSSDLLPGITLGYHIYDSCASVPMAIKVALQLANGLDLVFNDSDSCAKFAAVPALVGDSASTPAVSISRLLGPLGIPQVSHYATCACLSDKQQHPTFFRTIPSDHHQAAALARMVKHFGWTWIGAVRSDSDYGNNGMASFLKAAEEEGICVEYSEAYYRTQPRSKLKRVADVIRKSTARVVVAFMGAGDIKFLLEELSLQPPPPMQWIGSEAWVTDPQMMRFNFCIGAVGFAIPRSVIPGFRNFLLDLSPEQALKFPLLTEFWESSFSCSLKRQTGSSTGMPACDGTEDLRALQNPYTDTSQLRITNMVYKATYAIAHALHSIICNENQCDKNIKVMPRRVFDQLKRVNFTKNNYPVSFDTNGDPVATYELVNWQLQEDGSVDFVTVGQYDASKPKGQEFSLNRAIIWYDGSEKVPVSVCSESCHPGTRKAVKKGRPVCCYDCINCAEGEISNETDSLDCHKCLPEYWPNNEKDKCLPKPVEFLSWDEILGIILAAFSVAGSLVALSITLVFYKNRTSPIVKANNSELSFLLLFSLSLCFLCSLTFIGRPTEWSCMLRHTAFGITFVLCISCVLGKTIVVLIAFKATLPGSNVMKWFGPLQQRLSVFGFTLVQVLICVLWLTISPPFPYNNMHQYKEKIILECSLGSAIGFWAVLSYIGLLAFLCFVLAFLARKLPDNFNEAKFITFSMLIFCAVWITFIPGYISSPGKFTVAVEIFAILASSFGLILCIFAPKCFIIVLRPEQNTKKHLMGKVPSKAL; the protein is encoded by the exons ATGGTTGCTTGCATAGCAGGAGAAATGAATGTTCATCTTTTATTGACAGTGACACTACTGTGTATTACCAGGCTTTGCCCTGCTGTGTGTGGGGTTAATTTAGGCACCTGCATCCTCCAAGGCGACCCTCATCTCCCTGATCTCTTCGAGGATGGAGACTTCATTATTGGAGGGGCTTTCACCATTCATTATTATGTGAAGACAGAGAAGCACACCTATACTAGACGGCCACAACCACTAGAGTGCAGTGGCAG CATGGACTTCAGAGGGTTGCGCCTTGCTCGTGCCTTGCAGTTCACTGTCCAAGAGATAAACAACAGCTCCGATCTCTTACCGGGCATCACTCTAGGGTACCACATATATGACTCGTGTGCTTCTGTGCCAATGGCGATTAAAGTAGCTTTGCAGCTTGCCAACGGACTAGATCTGGTATTTAACGACTCTGATTCCTGTGCAAAATTTGCTGCAGTTCCCGCACTAGTCGGAGATTCTGCTTCCACGCCGGCTGTAAGCATTTCAAGACTTTTGGGTCCTCTTGGAATTCCACAG GTGAGTCATTACGCAACATGCGCGTGTCTCAGTGACAAGCAGCAGCACCCTACTTTCTTCAGGACCATCCCCAGCGATCACCATCAAGCGGCAGCACTGGCACGGATGGTCAAGCACTTCGGATGGACGTGGATCGGAGCTGTGCGCAGTGATTCAGACTATGGGAACAATGGCATGGCATCATTCCTGAAAGCTGCAGAGGAGGAGGGAATCTGTGTGGAGTATTCTGAGGCCTACTACAGGACCCAGCCGCGCAGCAAACTGAAAAGAGTTGCGGATGTTATTCGCAAGTCAACGGCTCGTGTAGTAGTTGCCTTCATGGGCGCAGGTGATATAAAATTTCTCTTAGAAGAGCTGAGCCTGCAGCCTCCTCCCCCGATGCAGTGGATTGGCAGCGAGGCGTGGGTTACAGACCCACAGATGATGCGGTTCAATTTTTGTATTGGTGCTGTGGGCTTTGCAATCCCGCGATCTGTTATCCCTGGTTTTCGTAACTTTCTACTTGACCTGTCTCCAGAACAAGCTCTAAAATTTCCCCTGCTGACAGAATTCTGGGAAAGTTCATTCAGCTGTAGTCTAAAACGGCAGACAGGTTCTTCTACTGGTATGCCAGCATGTGATGGCACAGAGGATCTGCGCGCTTTACAGAACCCGTACACAGACACGTCCCAGTTACGGATCACTAACATGGTGTACAAAGCCACATATGCTATAGCTCATGCCCTCCATAGCATCATCTGTAACGAAAATCAATGCGACAAAAACATCAAAGTTATGCCCCGACGT GTTTTTGATCAGCTCAAGAGAGTGaattttactaaaaataattaCCCCGTTTCATTTGACACCAATGGAGACCCTGTGGCCACATATGAACTTGTGAATTGGCAACTTCAAGAAGACGGTTCAGTTGATTTTGTGACCGTGGGTCAATATGATGCATCCAAGCCTAAAGGCCAAGAATTCAGTCTGAACAGAGCTATCATTTGGTATGATGGCAGTGAAAAG GTGCCTGTGTCTGTGTGCAGTGAGAGCTGTCATCCAGGTACGAGGAAGGCTGTGAAAAAAGGAAGACCTGTCTGCTGTTATGACTGCATTAACTGTGCAGAAGGAGAAATCAGCAATGAGACAG ATTCTTTAGATTGTCACAAATGCCTGCCTGAGTATTGGCCCAATAATGAGAAGGACAAGTGTCTTCCTAAACCAGTGGAGTTTCTCTCCTGGGATGAGATCCTTGGGATTATACTGGCTGCTTTCTCTGTTGCTGGCTCTTTAGTGGCTTTGAGCATAACTTTAGTGTTCTACAAAAACAGGACCTCTCCAATAGTAAAAGCCAACAACTCAGAGCTGAGCTTCCTGCTTCTCTTCTCATTGTCTCTGTGTTTCCTCTGTTCACTTACTTTCATTGGTCGGCCCACTGAGTGGTCCTGTATGTTGCGTCACACAGCATTTGGGATCACCTTTGTCCTCTGTATCTCATGTGTTCTCGGGAAAACTATAGTAGTGTTAATTGCCTTCAAAGCTACACTTCCAGGAAGTAACGTCATGAAATGGTTTGGACCTCTTCAACAGAGACTCAGTGTCTTTGGTTTCACTCTTGTGCAGGTACTTATATGTGTGCTTTGGTTAACAATATCGCCCCCTTTTCCTTATAACAATATGCATCAGTACAAAGAAAAGATCATTCTAGAATGCAGTTTAGGATCAGCTATAGGTTTCTGGGCTGTACTGAGTTATATTGGCCTCCTAGCTTTCCTTTGCTTTGTTTTAGCTTTTCTTGCCCGAAAGCTGCCTGATAACTTCAATGAGGCTAAATTCATCACATTCAGTATGCTCATATTCTGTGCTGTATGGATCACCTTTATTCCAGGCTATATCAGTTCTCCAGGGAAATTCACTGTAGCTGTGGAGATATTTGCTATTTTAGCTTCAAGCTTTGGTCTGATTCTCTGTATTTTTGCTCCTAAGTGTTTCATTATTGTTCTTAGACCAGAGCAGAAtaccaaaaaacatttaatgggTAAAGTACCATCAAAAGCCCTCTAA